The following proteins come from a genomic window of Megalobrama amblycephala isolate DHTTF-2021 linkage group LG1, ASM1881202v1, whole genome shotgun sequence:
- the eps8l1a gene encoding epidermal growth factor receptor kinase substrate 8-like protein 1a, with the protein MAAPQVIPRRLSKSIKLPPNDTAAYPGPAVNGGVKTDTHLINAQREVELVNHCFADVERFMARLQVTAEALEQQSMKKSRKKKSSKKNKKQDDGLLKPTLTPPSEQEFVDIFQKIKYSFCLLDRLKMKISEPSSEELLHHVFIPLHLMVKTTGGPKLAATVSSPALTSGAISLLQQNLNEQEKQLWTSLGPNWTLPFSQLSETVPPYKPVFLDGWQPMVIDAYGQPIEDPIESQHKHEALIQTQQVLDQARLTVHHEHDGMEDSLPPHEERMYRCSYDFVARNSSELSVLQGETLEVLESSKRWWKCKNDYGQIGFVPHNILEPINHAEVDSSNVVMRNQSMKAPISPPRAMSFYAAPNSSGEKAIRPDPRPHSMPPVGEDGEKVILMNDELLQRLANGRAASVRPVVINKANDTTAPLDYHSTSAEVQEWLRAKGFNEYTVNSLGVLTGAQLFSLNKEELRSVCPEEGIRVYSQVMVQKALLDDVRKATELEAIMKKQKMKVDLKAEGGEF; encoded by the exons ATGGCTGCTCCCCAAGTTATTCCCAGGAGATTGTCAAAGTCAATCAAATTACCTCCAAATGATACAGCTGCTTACCCCGGTCCCGCAG TAAATGGAGGAGTGAAAACAGATACACATCTGATCAACGCACAGAGAGAAGTT GAGTTGGTGAATCACTGTTTTGCTGATGTGGAGCGTTTCATGGCCCGTCTGCAGGTGACAGCTGAAGCTCTTGAGCAACAGAGCATGAAAAAGAGTCGCAAAAAAAAGAGCAGCAAGAAGAATAAAAAACAGGATG ATGGCCTTCTCAAACCAACGCTGACCCCACCATCAGAACAGGAGTTTGTGGATATATTTCAGAAGATTAAATATTCTTTCTGTCTATTG GACCGCCTAAAGATGAAAATCTCAGAGCCATCCTCAGAAGAACTCTTGCACCACGTCTTCATCCCTTTGCACTTG ATGGTGAAGACCACAGGTGGTCCTAAGTTGGCAGCGACAGTCTCCAGCCCCGCTCTGACCAGTGGAGCGATCTCTCTGCTACAGCAGAATCTAAACGAGCAAGAGAAACAACTGTGGACGTCACTCGGGCCAAACTGGACCCTGCCATT cTCTCAACTCAGTGAGACTGTGCCTCCATACAAACCTGTCTTTTTGGATGGTTGGCAGCCTATGGTCATAGACGCGTATGGACAACCAATCGAGGACCCCATAGAGTCCCAGCACAAACATGAAGCTCTTATACAGACTCAGCAG GTACTTGATCAGGCACGTCTAACTGTACACCATGAACATGATGG GATGGAAGACTCTCTGCCTCCTCATGAAGAAAGGATGTATCGCTGCAGTTATGACTTTGTGGCACGAAACAGTAGTGAGCTTTCAGTCTTACAGGGAGAAACTCTAGAG GTGTTAGAGTCTTCAAAGCGATGGTGGAAGTGTAAGAATGATTATGGTCAGATTGGTTTTGTTCCACACAATATCCTCGAGCCAATCAATCACGCAGAAGTTGACTCTTCCAACGTAGTAATGCGCAACCAGTCCATG aaagcTCCTATCTCTCCACCGAGAGCAATGTCTTTTTATGCTGCACCCAATTCCTCAGGCGAAAAAGCAATCCGCCCTGATCCACGCCCACACAGTATGCCGCCAGTTGGTGAAGACGGAGAGAAAG TAATATTGATGAATGATGAGCTCTTGCAGCGACTGGCCAATGGTAGAGCAGCATCAGTACGCCCTGTGGTAATTAATAAAGCGAATGACACAACGGCACCGCTGGACTATCACTCTACCTCAGCTGAGGTTCAGGAATGGCTCAGGGCCAAAGGCTTCAATGAATA CACTGTAAACAGTCTGGGTGTCCTGACAGGAGCTCAGCTCTTCTCTCTGAATAAGGAGGAGCTGCGTTCCGTTTGTCCAGAAGAGGGCATCAGAGTCTACAGCCAGGTCATGGTGCAGAAAGCACTGCTAGAC